The sequence GGTGAAAACTGACGGTAGTAATAAAACTAAAATTACAGATGCAGAGTTTCCATCAGATTTAAGTGTTGTAGATAATTGGATTTACTACTATAACCCTCACGGTGAGAATCCTGGAATTCATAGAATACAAACAGATGGTAGCAATCACAGTAAACTAATATGTAAGAGTGAAGAGCATGAACGTTGTAGATGATGATATATATTATTCAAACAATGATGGCATCTTTAGAGTAAACACTGATGGTGTAAGTAAAGTGCAACTCAGTAAACACCCTTCAAACAGCATTAATGTTACGAATGATTATATTTTCTATATTAATGAGTCTGATGGCTGGTATAACGTTTACAGAATGAACAAAGATGGCAGCGAAGAAGTTCGTATTATTGATATCAGGTCTTTTGATCTTAATATTGCTGAAGGTAAAATTTATTTTCAAGATTCCGAAGGAAATATTCAAACAATACCCAAAAACGCTCCAGAAATAACAGAATCTAGGGAAAGAGAAAATGTTAATCGAGAAGATGTTCAAAACAAACTGAAGGAAATAGCTGTAAATATGCTGGGATCAGCACCTAAAAGCGAATCCGAATTACCTTGGATTCAAAACACTAGTGGATCAGGGATCAACAGGGTGACTTACGACCACACCGTACCTTATGCTCAAATTCAATATAAGTTCTTACCAGATGGCGAAAATATACATCAATACACGAGAGAAGAACTAGTGAATTTAGCAGAAAAAGATATTCTGAACTTACTAAATGAATTAAGTAAAGTACAGGACATCGATTATTTAATAGATCGATTGATAATTTATGTCGATACTCCTATTGAAACAGATGAGTTTAAGGATGAAACAGACGATGATTTAGTAGAGATTTGGAGATCACAGTTTAGTGTAAGTATCAGCGGAAAAAGCCTTGCAGAAATTGACTGGGAAAGTATTTCAGTACGTGAGTTAGAAAATCAATCAAACGTTGAAATAAACTTGTTTAACTGATATCTTATCTCTCCATTCAAGTAAAAAATCACAACTTGTAATATTGAATGTACTGATCAAAAGAATATATCATTAAGCGGTGGTTCTTTACCTGGCCACCGCTTTTTTATTTCTTCTAAATTAACACTACTATAGTAAAACAAAAATTTTCACCCTCTCCTTGTTACCTCAGAATAAAAGTGGAAAAAGCCAACTCCTAAAACCCCATTCCCAACGTACTCTAAATTTTTCCTTGATAATAAAAGTAGAAAATTTGGAGTTGATTTTTAGGTGATTTGATAGGTTTTAGGTGATGCTGCTTAATAATTTTTTGGATGCGAATAGAAAGATAATTTTGGAATATATTGGTGATGTTTTATTAGAATTTGGGGGATATGTGGGATTATTTTATTCGAGGTTGGGGCATAGTTGCTAAGTCACTGGAGAGTGACAAAGGATTGATTAAATAGGCTTAAAGGGGTCTCTTATGTTCCTGAAAGGGTTTTCAATAAGGGGTGATTTTCTTAAAATTTTGATGGTAGCACGACCGAAAATGCGGGTTTATACGAGGATCATAAAGGATCTGGCATAGTCTATAAAAGATGATGTGTCAGGGGATAAGAGAAATTTTAAGACGTACTAAATACTAACTCAATAAGACACCATCAGAACATGCACTAATAATCACCACTTATCCTCAAGTCTATTTTGAAAACGCCTGTTTACCCCCATGTTTATCAACAATATTCTCCACACTTATCAATAAAAAATATCTACCCCCAGTAGGTGAATTTTTGATCCAGCAAGGTTGTTAGGATCATTAGGATCATGATCATTTATGTTACTTCGCATCACTTTTCACCTGAGGGGGTAGATTTACACTTTTAACATCCTAATTTTTTACTTGTAAATTCTTCCTCTGTGTTTTCCACTTTTTTTATTGGGGGACAACTCTGTTACATGAGAATAAAAGTGGAAAATACCAACTCCCAAAACCCCCATTCCCAAGGTATCCCAAAATTTTCCTTAATAATAAAAGTGGAAAATGAGCAGTAAATTTATTCCTATTTATTCTAAAAAGTTCCATAAAATTTCCAGCTCAAAGCGAATTTTGAATAATAAAAGTGGAAAATCAGGAGTTAAATTTTAGGTGATTTGGTAGGTTTTAGGTGATGTTGCTTAATCATTTTTTGGGTGAGATTTTCGGAGAAATTATTGGCAGATTTTAGCATGATTTTATTAAAATTTGGGGGATATGTGAGATTATTATATTTGAGGTTGGGGCATAGTTGCTAAGTCACTGGAGAGTGACAAAGGATTGATTAAATAGGCTTAAAGGGTCTCTTATGTTCCTGAAAGGGTAGGTAAGTTAGAAGTGATTACCTTAAAATTTTGATGGTAGCACGACCGAAAATGCGGGTTTATACGAGGATTATAAAGGATCTGGTATAATCTATGAAAGCTGATATGTCAGGGGGTAAGAGAAGTTTTAAGACATACTATTTACTAACTCAAGACACCATCAGGACATGCAAATAATAATCACCTTATCCTCAAGTCTATTTTGAAAACGCCTGTTTATCCCCATGTTTATCAACAATATTCTCCACACTTATTAATAAAAAGATCTACCCCCAGTAGGTGAAGTTTTTGATCCAGCAAGGTTGTTAGGATCATGTAGGATCATGATCAGATTTATGCTACTTCTATTCACCTAAAGGGGGTAGATTTACACTTTTCATCCCCTAATTTTTTACTTGTAAATTCTTCCTCTGTGTTTTCCACTTTTTTTATTCATTTTCCTGATTTATTATTCATTTTCCACTTTTTTTATTCGGGGACAAACTCTGTTTTTTCTCTTTTATTCTTTACTCTACTGTAACACTTTTAGCTAAGTTTCTTGGCTTATCAACATCTGTACCTCGTGCAACTGCTGCATAATAAGACAAGAGTTGAAGAGGGATTACACTCAAGATTGGACTTAATAATGGATCAATATTTGGGATTCGTATTATTTGATCTGATTCATTATTAATTTCAGTATCATCTTCATTAACTACAGTTATACACTGTGCACCCCTTGCTTTAACTTCTTGTAAGTTAGATATAGTTTTTTCGTATACATGAGGTTGTGTAGCTAAGGAAATCACAGGTACATTATCTACAATTAAAGCAAGGGTTCCATGCTTTAACTCACCAGCAGCATAAGCCTCTGCATGAATATAAGATATTTCTTTTAACTTTAGAGCTGCTTCTTCTGCTACTGCCCAGTCTAAAGATCGACCAATAAAAAAGGCATTTTCATATTTGGAAACTTTTTTAGCAATGTCTAAAATCTCATCTTCATATTCAAATATTCTTTCAACATGTTCAGGTAAACTGTTTATAGTTGTAACTAATTGGTCTAAACGTTCACTAGTTATTGTCTTTTTGGTTTGAGCGAAATAAGTCGCTAATAAAGAAAGAGCTACTAGTTGTGTCACATATGCTTTCGTAGATGCAACAGCAATTTCAGGACCAGCCCAAGTATATATTACTTCATCAGCTTCACGAGAAACTGAGCTTCCCACTACATTTGTAATAGCTAGAACTTTTGCTCCTCTTTTTTGCGACTCTCTTAGAGCTGCAAGAGTATCAGCTGTTTCACCAGATTGACTTATAACTATTACAAGATTATTGTTTGACAGTAAAGGATCACGGTACCTAAATTCCGAAGCTATAGAAACCTCAACTGGAACTCGTGCTAAGGATTCAAATAAAGATTTACCAATTAATCCTGCGTGATAAGCAGTACCACATGCGACAATATCAATTTTATTAAAAGAAGAAATTTCTTCTTTAGTAAGTGATAACTCTTCTAGATCCACTGAATCCTTTTGCACACGGCCTCTCACTGTCTCTTTAACTGCTTTTGGTTGTTCATGTATCTCTTTTAACATAAAGTGGTCATAACCACCTTTTTCAGCTTCTTCAGTATTCCAGTTAATTTCCATAGTTTCTTTTGTTACTTCTTTAGCATTCTCATCATATATAGTAACTTCATCCTGTTTTACTAAACCAGTCTCACCATCATCTAGAATAATAGCCTCTCTAGTGTAATCCAAAATAGCTGGTATATCTGACGCAATTACATTTTCATTTTCTCCAACACCAACAATTAATGGACTGTCTTTTCTAGTACATACTATCTTATCAGGTTCTTTTTGATGTAGGACTCCTAGAGCATAAGAGCCCTCTAATTTTTCTTGAATATTGATAACAGTTTTTAATATATCACCATCATAATTCTCTTCAATTAAGTGAGCTATTACTTCTGTATCAGTCTCTGAATTAAAGGTATGACCTTTTTCTTGTAACTGTGCTTTCAAAGATTGGTAGTTTTCAATTATACCATTATGAACTATAGAAATATTATTAGAGCAGTCTTGATGCGGATGTGAATTAGCATCAGATGGCTTACCATGTGTTGCCCAACGAGTATGCCCAATACCTATTGAACTTGTGAAATTTTCTTTCTCTAATATATCAGTTAAATCATATAAACGTCCCTTTGTTTTAACTGTCTTTAAATTATCTTCTTCTATAACTGAAATACCTGCAGAGTCGTATCCACGGTATTCTAGTTTTTTTAATCCTTTTTGTAAAACATCAACAGCTTTTTTATATCCAATATATCCTACAATACCACACATAATTAACTTCCCTCCAATTTCACTGGATCATGTCTTTATTCTGTTGTCTCTTATCACCCAGCACCTTTTGTCCTCGAGATTAATCTCGAGTTTTGTTATATGCCTTTAACGGTGGTGATAAACACCGGGAGGTATCCGCCGATTACTCGATTAACCTCCAACCTCGTCAACATTTTTCTAAGCGAAAAATGTCCTGGCGCTTTTAAGCATTTTTTTAGTAAATACCACCTCCTTAAATTAATTCTCTCCTGCCTCTTCTTTGATGACTTGGGTTATATCATTTGCAACCTGATGTAATAGTTCACGATCTTTTCCTTCAACCATCACACGAATTACTGGTTCAGTCCCAGACGGTCTCAATAATACACGTCCGGTTTCACCAAGCTTTTTTTCTGCATTATTTTTGGCATTTTGAACATTTTGTGAGTTACTAGCTCTTTTTTTACCTGAAACTTTCACATTTACAAGTACTTGTGGTAATTCTTTCATTATTGAAGCTAAACTTTTTAATGATTCTCTTTTAGAAGTTATTACTTCCATTAACTTTAACGCCGTTAAAACTCCATCACCAGTGGTATTATCAAGTAAATTGATAATATGACCTGATTGTTCTCCCCCTAATATACTATTACTTCTTTTCATCTCTTCTAATACGTAACGGTCACCAACTTTCGTTTCCTTTACTATAATTTCTTTCTCTTCTAATGCTAGTTTTAGACCTAAATTACTCATTACTGTTGTAACCAGGATATTATTTGATAGCTTATTTTGTTCTTTGTAATATGACGCCAATATTGTCATAATTTTATCTCCATTTGTCTGATTACCTTCTTCATCAATAGCAATTATTCTATCACCATCACCATCAAAAGAAAACCCTAGATCAGCTTTATGATCAATCACTGCTTTAGAAGCTAATTCAGGATCAGTTGAACCACATTCTACATTAATGTACTCTCCTTTTGGTTGAGTGTTTAAAGCTATAACTTCAGCTCCAAGATCTTTAAATATTCTAGGAGCAACTTTGTACGTGGCCCCAAAAGCACAGTCTAATACGATTTTATAGTTAGTTAAATCTAATGGGTGATTTTTTAATAATTGAAATATATATTCCTCATCATAATCTTTATCTATCTTAGAAATTTTCCCGACCTCTATACCAGTTGGTCGTGATAATTCTCTATTAAGTAGATCTTCAATAGTGATCTCATGATCTTCAGATAACTTATATCCTTTATCATCAAAAAATTTAACCCCATTGTCAGGTACAGGGTTATGTGAAGCTGATATCATTGCACCACCTGCAACATCTTTTTTATTTGTAAGATAAGCAACCATTGGAGTAGATACTATTCCTAATAATTCAACGTTTAAACCCACAGAAGTTAACCCTGCAGCTAAGGAAGCCTCTAACATGGTTCCTGAAAGACGAGTATCTCTACCTATTAGAACAGTATCACCGCGTTCTTTTAAAAATTCACCTGCCGCTCTTCCTAGTTTCAAACAAAAATCTGGTGTTAAATCTTTATTTGCTATACCTCTTATACCATCAGTACCAAATAATTCTGGCATCTAGTTCACTCCTTTTGAACATTTTAATATATTTTATTAATCTTTTTGGTCATAAATAACCTTTGATGGATTAATTTCTAAAAGCTCTACATCAGAAGGCAAATCTACTGTTATCTCTAACTCACTAGTCTCATCATTAAGAGATTCTTTTAGCGCATAAGCTTTCACATCTTGCTTATCTAAATTTTCTAGTGCCTGTGGATTTCCCATTACCACTACTTCCACATAATCTTGTGTTATTTTATCTGAGGTCATATCATCTGAAAGCTCTAAAGGTACATCAAAGGAAACCTCTTCTAACTCATCTAGTTCACCAGTTACTACAACTTTACTTTCTGATAATTCTTTTACACCCTCTATCTGTTTTAAACTTATCACAACAGTTTCTTCCTCAAGTAACTTTGTCAATTGTACTGGTTCTGTTTCTATATAGTTGAGTTCATTTAAAACACTTTCCCATCCACCAACAGTTACAACCTCAGGTGATACTTCAACATTTTCTAAATTATACCCAGATAAATCATCTTCTATATTAACATTAACATCTACCTCTTTTTGTGGAAACTCCATTGGAACAGAAACTTCTACCATTCCAGGAGAGACCTCAACATCTTCGATAATTTCATTTTCATCATTTAAGATTTCTACTGCTATTCCCTTTTCCAAAGATTCTTTAGCTTCATTAATATTTAAAGAGGCAACCACCCTATCAATTTCTTCAACTAATGATTTAGCTCCTGAAACTGTAACATTTTCAGGAGTTATTATAGTTTTTTTAGGTGATAGTCCTTCATCCGGTTGTCCAATAATTTCTGGTTCAACAGGGAAAATTTGTTCAGTTACCTCATCAAGTTCAACCTCCACTTCACGTGGATGGATTTCAGTTACTTCAAACTGTGGAATACTAGATAATACAGAGACACTATGCGCACCAGGTCCAAGGTCTTGTAAATCAACATAAAACATTAATTCATCTTTTTGTACTTGATCTAACATAGGTCTTGTACCTCTAATTGTAGCAGACACAGGTTGAGGTTCTTGGACTAAAATTAATTCTGGATCCTGGTTTCTTATAGAAGGTTGGATATTATCATATGTCTTTGACACTTCACGAACAGAGACATCACCGGTATCATTAGAAACAAATAACCACAAAAGAACTGCCAACGCGAGTGACAGTAATTTAATAAAACCATTCTCTGAAAATATTTTAGTCAATTTCCTAACCTCCAGTGCCAGAAACTCTTTGACCTTTCCTCATTACCACCCCATAGTTTGATCAAAAAACTTTCTAACTCATCTTCATCTAGATACCGACTGAGCTTTCCATTTTCAGCTAAAGAAATAGCTCCCGTTTCCTCACTAACTATGAGACTAATTGCATCAGAGTTCTCTGTAATTCCAATAGCAGCGCGGTGACGTGTCCCTAGTTCTTTTCCTAAATTAGGTTTTTCTGTTAATGGTAAATAGCAACCGCCAGCCTTAATTAGGTTATTATTTATTACAAGGGCCCCATCATGTAAGGGGCTTAATGGCATAAAAATATTTATCAATAATTCCGCACTAATTTCTCCATTGATTTTTATTCCGGTTTCTACTATATCATTTAACCCTGTTTCTCG comes from Natranaerobius trueperi and encodes:
- the glmS gene encoding glutamine--fructose-6-phosphate transaminase (isomerizing), with the protein product MCGIVGYIGYKKAVDVLQKGLKKLEYRGYDSAGISVIEEDNLKTVKTKGRLYDLTDILEKENFTSSIGIGHTRWATHGKPSDANSHPHQDCSNNISIVHNGIIENYQSLKAQLQEKGHTFNSETDTEVIAHLIEENYDGDILKTVINIQEKLEGSYALGVLHQKEPDKIVCTRKDSPLIVGVGENENVIASDIPAILDYTREAIILDDGETGLVKQDEVTIYDENAKEVTKETMEINWNTEEAEKGGYDHFMLKEIHEQPKAVKETVRGRVQKDSVDLEELSLTKEEISSFNKIDIVACGTAYHAGLIGKSLFESLARVPVEVSIASEFRYRDPLLSNNNLVIVISQSGETADTLAALRESQKRGAKVLAITNVVGSSVSREADEVIYTWAGPEIAVASTKAYVTQLVALSLLATYFAQTKKTITSERLDQLVTTINSLPEHVERIFEYEDEILDIAKKVSKYENAFFIGRSLDWAVAEEAALKLKEISYIHAEAYAAGELKHGTLALIVDNVPVISLATQPHVYEKTISNLQEVKARGAQCITVVNEDDTEINNESDQIIRIPNIDPLLSPILSVIPLQLLSYYAAVARGTDVDKPRNLAKSVTVE
- the glmM gene encoding phosphoglucosamine mutase; amino-acid sequence: MPELFGTDGIRGIANKDLTPDFCLKLGRAAGEFLKERGDTVLIGRDTRLSGTMLEASLAAGLTSVGLNVELLGIVSTPMVAYLTNKKDVAGGAMISASHNPVPDNGVKFFDDKGYKLSEDHEITIEDLLNRELSRPTGIEVGKISKIDKDYDEEYIFQLLKNHPLDLTNYKIVLDCAFGATYKVAPRIFKDLGAEVIALNTQPKGEYINVECGSTDPELASKAVIDHKADLGFSFDGDGDRIIAIDEEGNQTNGDKIMTILASYYKEQNKLSNNILVTTVMSNLGLKLALEEKEIIVKETKVGDRYVLEEMKRSNSILGGEQSGHIINLLDNTTGDGVLTALKLMEVITSKRESLKSLASIMKELPQVLVNVKVSGKKRASNSQNVQNAKNNAEKKLGETGRVLLRPSGTEPVIRVMVEGKDRELLHQVANDITQVIKEEAGEN
- a CDS encoding DUF5050 domain-containing protein, coding for MNVVDDDIYYSNNDGIFRVNTDGVSKVQLSKHPSNSINVTNDYIFYINESDGWYNVYRMNKDGSEEVRIIDIRSFDLNIAEGKIYFQDSEGNIQTIPKNAPEITESRERENVNREDVQNKLKEIAVNMLGSAPKSESELPWIQNTSGSGINRVTYDHTVPYAQIQYKFLPDGENIHQYTREELVNLAEKDILNLLNELSKVQDIDYLIDRLIIYVDTPIETDEFKDETDDDLVEIWRSQFSVSISGKSLAEIDWESISVRELENQSNVEINLFN
- a CDS encoding YbbR-like domain-containing protein, whose product is MTKIFSENGFIKLLSLALAVLLWLFVSNDTGDVSVREVSKTYDNIQPSIRNQDPELILVQEPQPVSATIRGTRPMLDQVQKDELMFYVDLQDLGPGAHSVSVLSSIPQFEVTEIHPREVEVELDEVTEQIFPVEPEIIGQPDEGLSPKKTIITPENVTVSGAKSLVEEIDRVVASLNINEAKESLEKGIAVEILNDENEIIEDVEVSPGMVEVSVPMEFPQKEVDVNVNIEDDLSGYNLENVEVSPEVVTVGGWESVLNELNYIETEPVQLTKLLEEETVVISLKQIEGVKELSESKVVVTGELDELEEVSFDVPLELSDDMTSDKITQDYVEVVVMGNPQALENLDKQDVKAYALKESLNDETSELEITVDLPSDVELLEINPSKVIYDQKD